The Lolium rigidum isolate FL_2022 chromosome 1, APGP_CSIRO_Lrig_0.1, whole genome shotgun sequence region aaacattttaaaaaccCGAAATTCATACAAATTTAGACAAGTTTTACGCAAAAGTgactcaaatttgaactaaaaacattttaaaaataaACTAGCGGCGCCCCCGGAAGGCGCTGAAGTCGAGGTTATCCGCGtcgtcaccgtcgccgccgccatcctcgTCCGAGAAGTTGAAGGAccagtcgtcatcctcctcctcctttggtgGTAGCGGCGCAGAAGGACCGACGAGGTCGATGAAGTTCTCATCGTGGTCCATGGCGGCCCACACCGTCGCCTGTCGCGGCTCAAGTGTGATGTGGCGgtagtcctcgtcgacggagcTGCCGACGATGAGGTGCTGCACCGGGAAGTCCTCCgggtcgtcgccgccacggaagaccgcctgcgcctccgccttcatctcccaccatttcttcttcgcTGGTGGAGGCGGTGGCAAGTCCATAGTGCCCTCCTCCTTAGGGCGGCGGTGTTGAAGCGTCCTTAGCGTCCTCCGAGCCGAAGCCGAAGCGGTGCACCGCGCGCCGTCGTGGATGATGACGCCGCCCGAAGGAAGAGCGTGTGTGGCCGAGCTCATGCGGCCACCGGCAGTCAACGAGTCGCCTCCTGCCACTGCCAAGGTGGACCCACTAGCGCGTCGTTCTTAATGCGACCCGTCGCCTCCTGCCACTGCCAAGGCAGACCCACTAGCGAAAATCGGCGTGGCGCTTGGCGCCGACGCTCCAGATTCACGCCCTTTGCAAGGGACCGGCACGAGATTGTCGGCGCTTCTATTCGGCTTGAAACCGCGCCGGCACTTTTTATGAGCCTAAAAACCGCGTCGGCCCCAAATAGCTATCAGGGCCACCGGTGGAGATACTCTTAGGCatctcatcttgtcatgtatagtATAGTTTTTCATCATCTCCCACATTGCTAGATTGTAGGATGTGCAGATTCGTAAAAGTGGGATTTGTTGGGAGTTTTATGCACCTAGAAGATTGGTGTTAATTTTGTTCTTTTTGGTAGTTAGAATTTAGAAATCCATTTTGGAATGAGACTCTCATtttatttctcgtttttaatGTAGGTGGTTCTTGTGCGAAGGAAATCATGGATCCCTGTGATAGTTGGAATGTGTGTTTTCACTTTGACGATGAGTTCGTCTGAATTGGTCACGACCCATATATGAGAGCAAAGGATAAGTGAACTGGCCCGGTCCACCTGTTAGTACAGCTGTCCTCCTAATCCCAGCCACCTAATGTAAACCGAACACACAAACGAAATTTTCTCGGTAAAGGATCAGGAACACCAGGATTTGGGAGATGAGGGTTCGAATATCAGGGATTTAAAGGTGAGggttcttttcagcagtggcctaCGAACTCAAGGTTCGTTTCAGACTTTTGCCTTCTTCTATTATAGTTAAAAAACTTAGTCCAAACCAACACCATCTTTATATAACTATAAAACACCAAAGTATCAAATATGCGATTTAAACGCATCTTTATATAATTATAAAACACTGTCCTCCTAATCATTTCAACCATAAACTGATTCTCATCATTGCAGCGTTGAAACGACATACAATGGTGAAAATACCGAGGCCTAGTGGTGGAGGTAGCAATGGCTCACCCAACAATTAAAGTTTGAATTTGGTCAGGAGCTAATTTCTGAAATTCTCACTAAAAATCCTTTTAAATATGGTTATCAATTAACTAATAAATATAACTTAAGTATTAACTTCAGTTTGTAGACTTGTTGGTGTTTCATTTCAATTTTTTACTAGCTTCTAATGTTTCATGTGGACTTAATGTGTGTAAGTATTTTTTTTAGATTAATGTGTGTAAGTATTAATACAATACTAGTACTTGTTTCGTGTTAACTTCAGTTTAGGATTGTTAATTTCGGTTCATACTTTTTGTACCCTCTGAGTTTTGTCGTAAATATACTTCTTTGTACACTTGTCATGTACGATGTAATCCCTTCAGGTTCACCACTACCTGCACTATACTAGTTCATCGATTGCCTTCATCCATTAGCACCCCGAAGAACTGGAGTCACATCCTTGCACCTGTTTTAATTACACTCCGCAGGAAATGATAGTTACCAACCAAAACAATCAGTTACGTCCATCTGACCAGATATCAAGTGCCGGCACTGCTACATCAGCAACCTATAAATTTCCATATGTGGTATATGATAGGAAAACAAATGTCTAGCAAACAATATAAGTACATTCACCATCGACCATTATACATGCGGAAACAGCAACAAGCAACTAAAAAACTCTGGATATAATTATAAACTTCAGTTAAGGTTCTGTTTGTGACTCACTGAGAACAGAAATAAAACAAGCAAGACGAAGCCATGTATGAATTCCAGGGGGTCTTCTCCCTTCCAAGGaacatcaatgaagagaaagggcATTCATGTTGCATATGGATGTTGGGCTCATCGGTTACCACCACCATTGCGGGCACCatatcctcctctgcctcgtcgctgctgctgaaCCCGTCGCTGCTGGTTAAATTGATGGCCATGGGTAGCACTTGATTGCTGAGGTGGCATGATCCTCATCCGCTGCTGCTTCATCTGTGCAAAGAGTGCATCCATTGTCCTTGGCTGCTCGTTCTGCATCTCCTTGCCCTACAAATAGATTTAAACACATAAATAACTTATATATATGCTACAGAGCTAATAGGTGAACAAAAAAAACAATATAATATAAAATATTTAGGTAGGTTTTCATGTATCATGCAACTTGGCAACAATGAACCCAGGAAAATACTTTGCTAATGCATGTTTCCATGTTTGTTTCTGGGGAAGTATtgcaaaaaaacatgaaaaactatAGTGAATACTCATAAAAAATAGGACACTGAATATCAGAAACAAAATACTCCCTCTGGCCTTAAAAAAAAGCTGCTCAGCtttttctagatacagatgtgtctataactaaaatatgtaTATGTAcgtccgtatctagataaagttgagcagcttttttGGGGACAGAGGGAGCATATTCAGATGACAGCAGAAATGGCACACTGGTACGATATGCCTTATGCAACTCCGTCACCATCAGTGACCACATTTCTAGCAGTCATATGTATAAACCTCATGCACGGTGAGACGAACCTTTGGGGTTTGATATCTAGTAAGTACTTAACTTTCTCTCAATAATTAAAATATGTACATGTAcgtccgtatctagataaagttgagcagcttttttAGGGATGGAGTGAGTAGATGACAGCAGAAATGGCACACTGGTACGATATGCCTTATGCAACTCCGTCACCATCAGTGACTACATTTCTAGCAGGCATATGTACAAACCTCATGCACGCTGAGACGAACCTTTGGGGTTTGATATCTAGCAAGTACTTAACCTTCTCTCAATACACGTGGAATATAAAATACATCTAACACCAAGCGATACTGATAATAGTGGCTTGCTGATCGAAACCAGCATGGTCTATTCAGAAACTCTATTTTGAACATGACTAGAATCCTGGTATCAAAAGTATCTTTTAAAATAACATTTTCTCTTAGCACACTGTATCTTGCAGCATgaaacaatatagatggttgacaCACTGAATACCTAGACAAACAGAATGCTACATTAGCTACTAGCTAAGCTACAAACAGTGCTCCCAAACAAGATGGAATTCATATAAGGTACAATAACTCAAGCCGGTGAActtaattgataaacaaggttgacATATTAGTAGATATACTAACAACAAAACTAAAAAGTTTATCCTCAAATACAATAAAAAACAATGATCGGTGTTTCTATTGGTACTCTACTTAAATTTCAAATCAACTTGTACCTTGCTGTTCTGATCACTTACAGGCCTCCTCTGTATTGAGGTAGATGGGGCACTGCATCCAGAAGAAAGCATTAGTGACTCACATGTGCAGGAGTTACCCAAAGTACAAACAATAATGTGCGACAGAGGACCAAAAGGCAGATTGCTTTAACAGTCTGTTCTTCATGGTAAAATAAAGCACGCTTACCATACCCCTTCAAACtaagaatttttttaaatttttaaattagGTGCACATACCATGTCTTTGAACAAATTCAAACACAAACAGTAAAGTGATGACTACATCTGACCAAACACTGCATATGTAATAAATCCTCTTCATCCATAAGGCCCTCAACATCTCATGCTGTTACATCCACCAGATTTGAATGCGGATGATCCAGCAATTTTCCAATTGACACAATTACTGCTTGGTTGAACCGATAAGCTCATAATTTTAACAAGGGATCGTGAATACTGATTCCACCAGTTGACCCTGCGATGGTAGCCACACCATACAGCACAGAATACTGGGATTGATTCTTAACAAGAGAAGTCACGAGATACCATGATATTCTATGGCCCAGTTGTTGGAAACATCGTTGCTGATAACCAGTAAACCAAGGGAAAATATAGAGCACTTGCTGATAGAAATCCAAGGTAAGGATGCTCGAAACAATGCACCACTATTGGTACAACCAACTAAGCACGTGACAACAGCAGCAGAAAATTTCCTGAGATGCAGTATACCACAAGTTTGCCTGTGACCACACTAACCTACATTCACAATGTTTTCATGAAAACAAATAAATATCATCTGCACCATAGCTAGTGGTCAAAACCACTTTGACTCTGGGATCCACAACTCATGCACAGAATCTGGGGTGTCCAGTGGGCAGTGTGGTCTAGAATTTATCATATCCAGTTCCTACCAAGAAGTCAACATATATGAGAGCAAGGTACGCATCCCAAACAACTAGCGTTGACCTCCCAAAATAGCAACTCTCCAAATGCTTAAGTTACATCATTAACTGTCTTATTGTGTCAGGCAACActagatgtatatccaaggtgctCCAGCAGCTTCACAAAATTTGATAATCACAACCAGAATAAAAGTGATCTGTAGCTTTGTGGAGTTTAAGGCCCATATataaccatgcaattcactatgaTCAGCTTGGTTTACTGCAACTCCTAATCTTCATGTGTTTCATGCAGTTGAACCAAAAAGTAGGCCTTGTGCCACAATACAACAAACTTGGTTGATGTTTAGACTTCCATATGAACCAAATTGAACATTGATAGCAGCAAAATTAAGGCGGGTTCGATGAAAACAACAGCAGCATAACCATTCTCAGCCAATCGATTCAAAGGTGCTTGAGTCAAAGTATTTAATGGATCCTTGAATGCAGTAAACCTTCTCATGAACAATAACTAAGAACCATCTTTACCTGTTCATAATTTGCTTTGTTCAGATAGATAATCAGAGTGACTatacaaggaaaaagaaaaaacagtAGTGATTGGTTTATACCTTTGCTTGTTCCATCTGTCAGCCCTGCCACGTACTGGCATTGCGGCAGCCTTCTTTGCAGCCTGCTTTGTGATCTGGAACTGATTTCCGTCGAGGTTCGACCTCCTTTGTGCAAGAACACCCTAAGAAACGAAATCAGATTAGAAACCCAAACACAAGGCAATCTACGAAGCAGTGACTAAGAGGCATACTTGTCTAATAGATGATCTAGACTCGATAAACCGCTGAACCTTGGCATTCCCTTGATTACCGTTACCATTCTGGAAAGGGCGCTTTTTAATCTGTAGTAATTAAAGGTGTAAGGTAAGTATCAAAACTTGGCAGTGCTTTAATAACTAATGTAAGGAAGCAGGGGCGCTTCGAGAAATCAAATTAGAATGCCTACCGGCTGCCTAGGGGCTTTCTTGCCTGCAGGATTTTTCTTCTTTGACATCTTAATGATATCCTCTGCATAAAACGGAATAACAGACCATGAGCTTAAACTAACTCTAGATATGAACTAGAGTCACAGaacaaaacaaagaaaagaagctTACCCAGAGTCATGTCCATCTTTTTCTCAGTAAAAGCAATAGCTTCAGCGTTGAGTGGCACTGATTCCATATCTGAAAGGAGCCAAATTGCAGAAAATTAGTGGAAGACACAATCGATCGATCCCAAAATGTTTTCATGCCAATCTGCGGAGGACGAAACTAAGTGAGGCGTAC contains the following coding sequences:
- the LOC124684482 gene encoding uncharacterized protein LOC124684482 — translated: MESVPLNAEAIAFTEKKMDMTLEDIIKMSKKKNPAGKKAPRQPIKKRPFQNGNGNQGNAKVQRFIESRSSIRQGVLAQRRSNLDGNQFQITKQAAKKAAAMPVRGRADRWNKQSAPSTSIQRRPVSDQNSKGKEMQNEQPRTMDALFAQMKQQRMRIMPPQQSSATHGHQFNQQRRVQQQRRGRGGYGARNGGGNR